A window of Streptomyces sp. NBC_01142 genomic DNA:
TCGCTGTGCGGCGTGGAGAGCGTCACATGGCGGGCCGACGAGCGGTGCTGCGAGGGGGCGTCGGCCAGGATCTCCGAGAGCCGGTCGACGACCGGCGTCTCCGGGGCCGTACGCCGGGCCAGCTCGGCCCGCAGGATGTCGACCCGGCCCTGCACCAGCCGCCGTACATAGCTCAGGTCCGCCTCGTCGCGCTGCGAGTCGCGGCGCAGCGTGCGCAGCTCCGGCAGGCGGAGCGCGGCGAGGTCGTGCTGCGAGTCCTGGGACGGGACTCCGGTGGACCGTTGCGGGGGCGGCCACACGGGTCGGGCAGTAGTGACCGGAGATGCGGGCGTGGTTACGGGACCGGGCGGACGCCCGGCTCCAGATGTACTCATATGCGTTTGTCCGTCCCCTCGACCGGTGCGGCGCACCGCCTCCGTGCATCGTGCCACTCCGGAAGGTCCCGACGCAGTTGCTCTGCACCCGTTCAGCCGCAGATAGGTTGGCCTGTATGCGTGCAGTGGTGCAGAGAGTCGACGGCGCGAGCGTCGTCGTGGCCGGCGAAACGGTCGGCGAAATTGTCGGCGAAGGACTGTGTGTGCTGGTGGGAGTCACCCACGAGGACACCGGGGAGAAGGCGGCGCAGCTGGCGCGCAAGCTCTGGTCGGTCCGGATTCTGAACGGTGAGAAGTCCTGCTCGGACGTGAATGCACCCTTGTTGGTGATTTCACAGTTCACTCTCTACGGGGACGCCCGCAAGGGACGCCGGCCCACCTGGAACGCCGCGGCGCCGGGCGACGTGGCCGAGCCGCTCGTCGACGAGGTGGTGGCGCAACTGCGGGCGCTGGGAGCGCAGGTGGAAACGGGCAGGTTCGGGGCGGACATGCGCGTCTCGCTCACCAACCACGGCCCGTTCACGGTGATCGTGGAGGTCTAGGGGGTGTCGTGCCAGGGGCACGCGAGCCCGGCAAGATCCAAACGACACCCCCTGGCTCCGGGGGCCCCGCTGCCCAGACCCAGGAAGGTCTGGATCCGGGCGGCATACGGGCAGGGGGCCTACGGATCAGGGGGCGGTGTACGGCTCCGGGGGCGTACGGATCAGGGCTCGACCACGGGCTCCTGCGCCGCCGCCGTGTCCCCCGCCAGCAGCTCCGCGTCCAGCGGCACATTGCGCTTGACCAGCGCCAGCGCGATCGGGCCGAGTTCGTGATGGCGGGCGGACGTGGTGATGAAGCCCAGCTGGCGGCCGTCCTCGCCGTCCGCGGCGAGCCGGACCGGGGTGCCGTGGCCCGGCAGGTGCACCTCGCTGCCGTCCAGGTGCAGAAAGACCAGGCGGCGCGGCGGCTTCCCCAGGTTGTGGACGCGCGCGACGGTCTCCTGACCGCGGTAGCAGCCCTTCTGGAGATGGACCGCGCTGCCGATCCAGCCCAGCTCGTGCGGGATGGTGCGGTGGTCGGTCTCGAAACCGACGCGGGGGCGGTGGCTCTCGATCCGCAGCGCCTCGTAGGCCAGGATCCCGGCGGCCGGGCCGCTCTGGGCGGCGTACGACTCGAGGTCGGCG
This region includes:
- the dtd gene encoding D-aminoacyl-tRNA deacylase; the encoded protein is MRAVVQRVDGASVVVAGETVGEIVGEGLCVLVGVTHEDTGEKAAQLARKLWSVRILNGEKSCSDVNAPLLVISQFTLYGDARKGRRPTWNAAAPGDVAEPLVDEVVAQLRALGAQVETGRFGADMRVSLTNHGPFTVIVEV